GCGCCTGTCCTCCGGGGCGACCCCAAGGGTACGCCCCTACATTACCGGATTAATTTCTAAAAATTCATCAAAGTAATTGCCACCTCTGGAATGTGCGTAAATCCTATCTTAAAAAATTCTCCAAAACTCTTGACAAAAAAATCTATTTTCGCTATAATTAACACGTGTTAGTAACGCGCGTTACTAACACATGTTACGCCGATAAAACTTCCTGACAACGTTAATTAAGCCCATCCAAGGAGGAGAAGTGGCTAAACGTCGGGTGACCAGCCGTGACGTGGCTAAACGGGCGGGGGTTTCTAGAACTACCGTCTCTTTTGTGCTTAACGAAGTAGAAGGCATGCGCATCAGCGAAGAAACGCGCCAGCGGGTGCTGGCTGCGGCCCAGGAATTAGACTATGTGCCCGACGCCACCGCTCAAGCCCTGGCCAGTCGCCGAACGCGCATTATTGGCTTGGTCTTTGCCCGCAGTTATCACCACCTCAGCTCTGATGATTTTCTCTTGCAAATTGTAGATGGATTATTAGACGTTGTCCGCCGCCACGGTATTCGCTTATTGCTTGATTCGGTGGAGAATTGGGAACGGGAAGACGCTTACCTCAACCTGGCCCGGGCCAAACGCATTGACGGCATTATCCTCTCCGTGCCTCGCTCAGATGATAGGGACCTCCAAGCCCTGACCGAAGAAGGATTCCCGGTGGTGCTGATTGGTCATCTGCCCGACGTGGAAATTTGCTCTGTTGATGTTGATAATCGAATTGCGGCCCGCACGGCGGTTGAATATTTATTATCGTTGGGCCACACCCGGATTGGGTGTATCACCAATGCCTCCCCTTCATTTATTGCTCCGGCTGAACGCTTACTTGGCTACCAGGAAGCGTTGGCCGAAGCCAATATCCCCTTTGATGAAACATTGGTGCGTTATGGCAACTACAGCCCGGAAAGCGGCTTTGAGGCGATGACGGCTCTTTTACAAGAATCCCCTCTCCCTACGGCTGTTTTTGTAGCCAGTGATGTGGTGGCCTTTGGCGCAAT
This genomic interval from Anaerolineae bacterium contains the following:
- a CDS encoding LacI family DNA-binding transcriptional regulator; its protein translation is MAKRRVTSRDVAKRAGVSRTTVSFVLNEVEGMRISEETRQRVLAAAQELDYVPDATAQALASRRTRIIGLVFARSYHHLSSDDFLLQIVDGLLDVVRRHGIRLLLDSVENWEREDAYLNLARAKRIDGIILSVPRSDDRDLQALTEEGFPVVLIGHLPDVEICSVDVDNRIAARTAVEYLLSLGHTRIGCITNASPSFIAPAERLLGYQEALAEANIPFDETLVRYGNYSPESGFEAMTALLQESPLPTAVFVASDVVAFGAMAAIHEHQLEIPDDIAVVGFDDVPLSRFFYPPLTTVRLPAADLGRKAGELLFDLILQEVEPGRRVLLETELVVRDSSG